In the Takifugu flavidus isolate HTHZ2018 chromosome 11, ASM371156v2, whole genome shotgun sequence genome, one interval contains:
- the LOC130533426 gene encoding cytochrome c oxidase subunit 5B, mitochondrial — translation MAGRFLRACLTSTMQLRRNLTARPLHRAMATLKGIPTDEEQATGLERRALQALKLGKDPYSMLKPKEYAGTKEDPHIVPSTVNKRLVGCLCEEDNTAIVWFWLHEGPSQRCPSCGSHYKLVHHELPH, via the exons ATGGCGGGGCGATTTCTTCGAGCTTGTCTAACCTCGACGATGCAGTTAAGGCGCAATTTGACAGCCAGACCCCTCCACCGGGCGATGGCCACCCTCAAAG GAATTCCCACGGATGAAGAGCAGGCCACTGGTCTGGAACGGCGCGCACTGCAGGCCCTCAAACTTGGAAAG GATCCCTACAGCATGCTGAAGCCCAAAGAGTACGCCGGCACCAAGGAGGACCCCCACATTGTGCCATCCACTGTCAATAAAAGACTGGTGGGCTGTCTGT GTGaagaggacaacacagctatCGTGTGGTTCTGGCTTCATGAGGGACCATCCCAACGCTGCCCTTCCTGTGGTTCCCACTATAAGCTGGTCCACCATGAGCTGCCCCACTGA
- the herc4 gene encoding probable E3 ubiquitin-protein ligase HERC4 produces the protein MLCWGNASYGQLGLGGIDEEIVIEPRKCEFFHGKKVCDVGCGLKHTVFLLDDGTVYTCGCNDLGQLGHEKPRKKPEHVVALDAQIIVAVSGGESHTLALNDKGQIFSWGLGSDGQLGLNNFEECVRVPRNIKCLSDVQIAQVACGYRHSHALSKGGQVFSWGQNQFGQLGLGMHGSSISTPQLIQSLQGIPFAQLSAGGAHSFAITLSGAVFGWGRNKFGQLGLNDTNDRWFPALLKSLRSQRVIYVSCGEDHTAALTKEGGVFTFGAGGYGQLGHNSTNHEINPRKVFELMGNIVTQISCGRQHTLAFTPSSGKMYSFGLGGNGQLGTRSTCNRKSPAPVKGPFVASAAPIESESEQCFCIHRIYAGGDQSFAHYYSPNKPQTITDIQTNRGICTLNEDIIEKWLSHSTGRLSLEISSEIDLVFSSASCLNGSFLATSNPDHFNTSSKFSGVDMNMARLLFHRVIQHDHPEISQQIAASLEKNLLPRLTNSPPDIESLRLYLTLPECPLFSDQNNYVTITIPFAKSIIMLKEAALKVLGNWWSTFEGMLFQRLVELYKEVVVYLLRMHKLGIPSIEQRIFNCFLDTSLRFLKMLHAVSERAGHIIEYDKFYIHELDDLVDIRNDYITWFQRQMFPSGPDSLVTLCRYPFVFDAQAKTTLLQTDAVLQMQMAVDQAQMQNLSSLFMPVESVNPCLILIVRRDNIVGDTMEVLRKSKNVDYKKPLKVIFVGEEAVDAGGVRKEFFLLIMKELMDPKYGMFRYYEESRLIWFSNKTFEEFDLFNLIGIICGLAIYNLTIVELQFPVALYKKLLKKKPTLDDLKELTPDVGRSLQALLDYPEDDLEETFCLNFTITEENYGATEVFELIPNGENISVNKSNRQEFVNAYVDYVFNTSVAPLFEYFYAGFHKVCGGKVLELFQPNELQAMVIGNTSYDWAELEKSTEYKGEYWKDHPTIKLFWEVFHSLPLQKKKQFLLFLTGSDRIPILGMKSLKLVIQPTGGGEHYLPVAHTCFNLLDLPKYTSTETLREKLLHAIDHNQGFNLA, from the exons ATGCTGTGCTGGGGAAATGCCTCCTACGGACAGTTAGGTTTGGGTGGGATTGATGAGGAGATTGTGATTGAACCAAGAAAATGTGAATTCTTTCACGGGAAGAAAGTCTGTGACGTGGGCTGTGGCCTTAAGCACACAGTCTTCCTGCTGGATGATGGGACGGTGTACACCTGTGGCTGTAATGATTTAGGGCAACTGGGTCACGAAAAGCCCAGAAAAAAACCAG aacATGTCGTAGCTTTGGATGCACAGATCATTGTGGCGGTGTCAGGTGGAGAGTCACACACACTGGCCCTGAATGACAAAGGACAGATTTTCTCCTGGGGTCTTGGCTCAGATGGACAGTTGGGCCTCAACAACTTTGAGGAATGCGTGCGTGTACCTAG AAACATCAAGTGCTTGTCAGATGTGCAAATTGCTCAGGTAGCCTGTGGATATCGTCATTCGCACGCACTATCAAAAG gGGGTCAAGTCTTCTCCTGGGGCCAAAATCAATTTGGACAACTTGGGCTGGGAATGCATGGATCCAGTATCTCCACTCCTCAGCTCATACAGTCCTTACAGGGCATTCCTTTTGCCCAGCTATCCGCAGGTGGTGCTCACAGTTTTGCCATCACCCTCTCAGGCGCAGTGTTTGGTTGGGGGCGGAACAAGTTTGGTCAGCTTGGCCTTAACGACACCAATG acCGTTGGTTCCCAGCTCTTCTGAAGTCGCTGAGATCTCAGAGAGTAATTTATGTCTCCTGTGGAGAAGatcacacagcagcactgacaAAG GAAGGAGGTGTCTTTACGTTTGGAGCGGGGGGATATGGACAACTCGGCCATAATTCCACAAACCATGAAATCAATCCGAGGAAAGTGTTTGAGCTCATGGGAAATATAGTTACGCAGATCTCATGTGGAAG GCAGCACACGCTGGCTTTTACACCCTCCTCTGGAAAGATGTACTCATTTGGGCTGGGTGGTAATGGCCAGCTTGGTACCCGCTCCACTTGCAACAGAAAAAGCCCTGCCCCCGTTAAAGGACCCTTTGTGGCCTCCGCTGCTCCAATAGAATCAG AATCGGAGCAGTGTTTCTGTATTCATAGAATTTATGCAGGAGGAGACCAGAGCTTCGCTCACTATTACTCTCCTAAT AAGCCACAGACCATTACTGATATTCAGACCAACCGAGGTATTTGCACCTTAAATGAGGATATCATAGAGAAGTGGTTGAGTCACTCCACTGGAAGACTTTCACTAGAAATCTCCAG TGAGATTGATCTTGTGTTCTCCTCAGCAAGTTGTCTCAATGGATCTTTTCTAGCAACAAG CAATCCAGATCACTTCAATACCAGCAGCAAATTTTCAGGGGTGGATATGAACATGGCTCGACTGTTGTTTCACAGAGTGATCCAACATGATCACCCCGAGATcagtcagcag ATTGCTGCCAGCTTGGAGAAGAACCTACTGCCTAGACTAACCAACTCACCTCCAGACATCGAATCCCTGAGACTTTATCTAACCCTGCCAGAGTGCCCACTCTTCAGTGACCAAAATAATTACGTGACCATCACCATTCCTTTTGCCAAATCCATTATTATGTTAAAAGAGGCTGCATTAAAAGTGCTAG GAAATTGGTGGTCTACATTTGAGGGCATGCTCTTTCAGAGGCTGGTGGAGTTGTACAAGGAAGTTGTGGTCTACCTGCTTCGGATGCACAAACTTGGAATTCCATCTATTGAGCAGAGAATTTTCAACTGCTTCCTGGACACATCGCTCCGATTTCTGAAAATGTTGCATGCT gtgagtgagaGAGCAGGACACATCATTGAATATGATAAGTTTTACATCCACGAGTTGGATGACCTGGTAGACATCAGGAATGACTACATCACATGGTTTCAGAGGCAGATGTTCCCATCG GGTCCCGACAGCTTGGTGACTCTGTGCAGGTATCCCTTTGTATTTGATGCCCAAGCAAAAACCACACTACTTCAGACTGATGCTGTCTTACAGATGCAG ATGGCAGTGGACCAAGCACAGATGCAGAACTTAAGCTCTTTGTTCATGCCAGTGGAATCGGTCAACCCGTGCCTCATTCTCATCGTACGCAGGGATAATATTGTGGGAGACACCATGGAAGTGCTCAGGAAGTCCAAGAATGTCGACTACAAGAAACCACTCAAG GTAATTTTTGTGGGTGAGGAGGCAGTTGATGCCGGAGGGGTGAGAAAGGAGTTCTTCCTCCTGATCATGAAAGAGCTAATGGATCCAAAATATGGAATGTTTCGATACTACGAGGAGTCCAGGCTCATCTGGTTTTCTAACAAG ACCTTTGAGGAGTTTGACTTGTTCAATCTCATTGGGATCATCTGTGGCCTGGCCATCTACAATCTCACTATAGTGGAGCTCCAGTTCCCCGTTGCCCTTTACAAGAAGCTCCTGAAGAAGAAACCAACACTTGATGACTTGAAAGAGCTCACGCCAGATGTCGGAAG GAGTCTACAGGCACTACTGGATTACCCAGAAGATGACCTTGAGGAAACATTCTGCTTAAACTTTACA ATCACAGAGGAAAATTACGGTGCCACAGAAGTTTTTGAACTAATACCTAATGGTGAAAACATCAGTGTCAATAAATCAAACAG GCAAGAGTTTGTCAACGCATATGTTGACTATGTTTTCAACACATCAGTGGCGCCGTTGTTTGAGTACTTCTATGCAGGCTTTCACAAGGTGTGTGGTGGAAAAGTTCTCGAACTGTTCCAGCCGAATGAGCTGCAAGCCATGGTCATTGGCAACACCAGCTATGACTGGGCGGAGCTTGAGAAG AGTACTGAATACAAAGGAGAATACTGGAAGGACCATCCCACCATCAAGCTTTTCTGGGAGGTATTCCACAGTCTCCCCttacagaagaaaaaacagtttCTCT TGTTCCTCACAGGAAGTGACCGCATACCTATCTTGGGCATGAAAAGCTTGAAGCTGGTGATTCAGCCCACTGGTGGAGGGGAGCATTACTTACCTGTTGCTCACACCTGCTTCAACCTACTGGATCTACCCAAATACACCAGTACTGAGACTCTGCGGGAGAAGCTTCTACATGCTATAGATCACAATCAAGGATTTAATCTTGCCTGA